In Xanthomonas theicola, a single genomic region encodes these proteins:
- a CDS encoding M23 family metallopeptidase, translated as MAFNKKIVINSCEKGISTRPGRFRQFADRRPLAVLGAVLGVGMVLGIGVSAATGLVGSAQLRAKVQQQDAELAQVRRDAQTQVNALAARLGELQAQATRLNALGERLTRMGKLQDGEFDFEQPVGVGGGDDEASQDMPARQLGKELDGVQQQFATSGQQLSVLESLLFDHQLDQNAVPSRMPIRNSYVTSGFGGRADPFGRGAGNHKGIDFHASVGDPVLSVADGVVSYAGVRGGYGNVVEVDHGNGYVTRYAHNSRLTVKVGDLVRVGQEVAKAGSTGRSTGAHVHFEVWKDGVVMNPAKFLGDGATPVGRRGRG; from the coding sequence ATGGCGTTTAATAAGAAGATCGTAATCAATTCGTGTGAAAAGGGGATCAGTACGCGGCCGGGACGATTTCGCCAGTTCGCGGACCGGCGTCCCCTGGCCGTGCTGGGCGCGGTGCTCGGGGTGGGCATGGTACTCGGCATCGGCGTCAGCGCCGCGACCGGGTTGGTCGGTTCCGCACAACTGCGGGCCAAGGTACAGCAGCAGGACGCAGAACTGGCGCAGGTGCGCCGCGACGCGCAGACCCAGGTCAACGCGCTCGCCGCGCGGCTGGGCGAATTGCAGGCACAGGCCACGCGTCTGAACGCGCTCGGCGAGCGCCTGACCCGGATGGGCAAGCTGCAGGACGGCGAATTCGACTTCGAACAGCCGGTCGGCGTCGGCGGCGGCGACGACGAGGCCAGCCAGGACATGCCGGCGCGGCAGTTGGGCAAGGAGCTGGACGGGGTGCAGCAGCAGTTCGCCACTTCCGGACAGCAGCTGTCGGTGCTGGAATCGCTGCTGTTCGACCATCAGCTCGACCAGAACGCGGTACCGTCGCGGATGCCGATCCGCAACAGCTACGTCACCTCCGGCTTCGGCGGCCGTGCCGATCCGTTCGGCCGCGGCGCAGGCAACCACAAGGGCATCGACTTCCATGCCAGCGTCGGCGACCCGGTGCTGTCGGTGGCCGACGGCGTGGTGAGCTACGCCGGCGTGCGCGGCGGCTACGGCAACGTGGTCGAGGTCGATCACGGCAACGGGTACGTCACCCGCTACGCGCACAATTCGCGGTTGACGGTGAAGGTCGGCGATCTGGTGCGGGTCGGCCAGGAAGTGGCCAAGGCCGGCTCCACCGGCCGTTCCACCGGCGCGCACGTGCACTTCGAAGTGTGGAAGGACGGCGTGGTGATGAATCCGGCCAAGTTCCTCGGCGACGGCGCCACGCCGGTGGGACGCCGCGGCCGCGGCTGA
- a CDS encoding DciA family protein, translating into MSKRKSGEGHTAAPMPALDAALADKVGDPLRRALWLDALDRQLRPHLPPNLASRCRLANVNGEQLVFLVDAPVWHARMRLAEADILAAARSLGLKATRVTVKIATAPMHSPMQQASSKPAPISAATQKGLRDALASLQDVESATPGTTTTSGRCLRP; encoded by the coding sequence ATGTCTAAGCGAAAGTCCGGCGAGGGCCACACCGCCGCGCCGATGCCAGCGTTGGACGCGGCATTGGCGGACAAGGTGGGCGACCCGTTGCGGCGTGCCCTGTGGCTCGACGCGCTGGACCGGCAGTTGCGCCCCCATCTGCCGCCGAACCTGGCGTCCCGTTGCCGGTTGGCCAATGTGAACGGCGAACAGCTCGTTTTTCTCGTTGACGCTCCGGTCTGGCACGCCCGGATGAGGCTTGCCGAGGCCGATATCCTTGCCGCGGCCCGCTCCCTCGGGCTGAAGGCCACCAGGGTGACCGTCAAGATTGCGACTGCGCCCATGCATTCCCCAATGCAACAGGCAAGCAGCAAGCCCGCACCGATCTCCGCAGCGACGCAAAAGGGATTGCGCGACGCATTGGCATCCCTGCAGGATGTCGAGTCCGCGACGCCCGGCACCACCACGACCTCCGGCCGCTGTCTGCGTCCGTAG
- the lpxC gene encoding UDP-3-O-acyl-N-acetylglucosamine deacetylase, whose protein sequence is MTRQRTLKNTIRATGVGLHSGDKVYMTLRPAPADHGIVFRRVDLEPAVEVPADAGLVTETTLCTGLSRGKAKIQTVEHLMSAMAGLGVDNAIVELSSAELPIMDGSSGPFVFLLQSAGIVEQARAKRFIRIKRPMEVRDGDKIARFDPYDGYKLGFTIQFDHPMIPAKQSRQEIEFSTMAYIKEISRARTFGFMRDLEYMRERNLGLGGSMDNAIVLDEFRVLNDDGLRYADEFVRHKILDAIGDLYLAGGAILGAYEGYKSGHALNNKLVRALLAEQAAWEWVSFDSAALPAPVAYGAVAYA, encoded by the coding sequence ATGACTCGACAACGCACTCTCAAGAACACGATCCGCGCCACCGGCGTGGGCCTGCATAGCGGCGACAAGGTCTACATGACGCTGCGGCCGGCGCCCGCCGACCACGGCATCGTGTTCCGCCGCGTCGACCTGGAGCCGGCGGTGGAAGTGCCGGCTGATGCCGGGCTGGTCACCGAGACCACGCTGTGCACCGGCCTGAGCCGCGGCAAGGCCAAGATCCAGACGGTGGAACACCTGATGTCGGCGATGGCCGGCCTGGGCGTGGACAATGCCATCGTCGAGCTGTCCTCGGCCGAGTTGCCGATCATGGACGGTTCCTCCGGCCCGTTCGTGTTCCTGCTGCAGTCCGCAGGCATCGTCGAGCAGGCCAGGGCCAAGCGCTTCATCCGCATCAAGCGTCCGATGGAAGTGCGCGACGGCGACAAGATCGCCCGCTTCGATCCCTATGACGGCTACAAGCTGGGCTTCACCATCCAGTTCGACCACCCGATGATCCCGGCCAAGCAGTCGCGCCAGGAAATCGAGTTCTCGACCATGGCCTACATCAAGGAAATCTCCCGCGCACGCACCTTCGGTTTCATGCGCGACCTGGAGTACATGCGCGAGCGCAACCTCGGGCTGGGCGGATCGATGGACAACGCCATCGTGCTCGACGAGTTCCGCGTGCTCAACGACGACGGCCTGCGCTATGCCGACGAGTTCGTGCGGCACAAGATCCTCGATGCGATCGGCGACCTGTACCTGGCCGGCGGCGCCATCCTGGGCGCCTACGAAGGCTACAAATCCGGCCATGCGCTGAACAACAAGTTGGTCCGGGCGCTGCTCGCCGAGCAGGCTGCATGGGAGTGGGTGAGCTTCGATTCCGCTGCGCTGCCCGCGCCGGTGGCCTATGGCGCCGTGGCCTACGCCTGA